ATAACTGGAGCGATAAAGACAACCCTTGTACACCATCTTATTATACGAGTGACAAATTTGTAAGCCGGAATTTATTAGTCTCCAATATCGGACTGGTGGCTAAAAGAGGAAATGACAACAGCATGCTGATTGTTGCGACCGATCTCCTGACAACGAAAGGATTAAGCGGGGTTACACTTGAATTACTGGATTATCAGCGCCAGGTTATTCACACTGTGAAAACTGATGGCGATGGGATGGCTTCCTTTGACTTGAAAAGAAAACCTTTCCTGCTGGTTGCCAAAAATGGAGATGAACGCGGATATTTAAAGCTTGATGATGGAAATTCACTTCCGCTGAGTCGTTTTGATGTTGGTGGTGATGTGGTACAAAATGGCTTAAAAGGATTGATTTATGGAGAACGTGGTGTCTGGAGACCAGGAGATTCACTCTTCTTATCTTTCATTCTGGAAGATAAACTGAAGAAACTTCCTGCCGCCTATCCGGTTACTTTTGAACTGTATAATCCACAGGGCCAACTGGTCAAAAAAGCAATCAGCGGTGCCTCTTTAAATGGATTTTATGCCTTCCGTACAGCGACTGAAAGTACTGCACCTACCGGAAACTGGGTAGCGAAAGTAAAAGCAGGCGGAGCTTCCTTTCAAAAAACAATCAAGATCGAGACGGTTATGCCTAACCGTTTGAAAATTGGTTTTGACATAGGCAACCGTAAATATTTAGGCACAGGGGCAACAGCAACTGCTGCCCTTTCTGCCAACTGGTTATTTGGCGCAGCTGGTAAAAACCTGAAAGCTAAAGTAGATGTGAATTTGAATACCATGGAAACTACGTTCCCTGGATTTGGTGGTTATAATTTTGATAATCCAACTGTAAATTTCGTCTCCCAGGTTAAAACTATATTTGAAGGCAGACTGAACGAAAACGGAATGGCAGCTGTCAATACAAATCTGAACGATAATGCAACCGCACCGGGAGTACTGAAAGCTAATTTTACCACCAAAGTATTTGAAGCAGGTGGAAATTTCAGTATTGACAATTTCTCTGTCCCCTACCACGTATTTACCAATTATTATGGGATCAAAGCACCAGAGGGAGAAAAATTAAGCGGAATGCTGGTGACCGGTAAAGATCATAACTTTAGTATCGTGAATGTAAACCGCGATGGTAAACTGATTGGTGGTTCTAAAAATGTTCAGGTAGAATTATACAAAGTACAATGGCGCTGGTGGTGGGAACAGGATACTCAAAATTCCTTCGCTAATTTTACTCAGAACGAATATAACAAGCTGATTCAGAAAGAAAATGTAACCTTACAAAATGGAAAAGGGAACTGGACGTTACACATTAATGAACCCGAATGGGGACGTTACCTGGTTTTGGTCCGCGATTTGAATGGAGGCCACGTAACCGGTAAAGCTGTTTATGTAGATTGGCCGGGATGGGCACAACGCGAACAATCAGCGAACCCGACCGAAGCATCCATGCTTTCTTTTACTGCAAATAAAACTAAATTCAAAGTAGGTGAAGACGTAGTCTTAACGATCCCTACCGGCGAAAACGGAAGGGCTTTAATCTCTATTGAAAATGGAAGCCGGGTTTTAAAAACTTATTGGACGGATACCAAAAAAGGTCAGACTCAATTTAAATTCAAGGCAGAGAAGAATATGGCGCCAAACGTGTTTGCGAACATTACGTTATTACAACCGCATGCACAAACAGTCAATGACTTACCAATCCGGATGTATGGCGCTATTCCTTTAATCATTGAAGATCCGGAAACGATATTAAAGCCAGTCATTAAAATGGCTGACAAGATCAAACCTGAAACTGAAAATACGATTACCGTTTCTGAACAGAACGGAAAAGCAATGACCTATACGATTGCACTTGTAGATGAAGGGTTACTGGACTTAACAAGATTCAAAACTCCGGACCCGCATGCTGTATTTTATGCACGTGAAGGTTTGGGCGTTAAAACATGGGACCTTTTTGACTATGTATTAGGTGCATGGGGCGGTAATCTGGAACGCATTCTAAGTATTGGAGGTGATGGCAGTGCAAATCGCAACCTGAATCCTGCAAAAGCAAACCGCTTTACTGCCGTTGTTAAATACTTAGGCCCATTTGCTTTAGGCAAAGGGGGCAGTCAGACGCACAAATTCAAGTTACCGCAATATATTGGCGCAGTCAGGGCAATGGTTGTTGCCGGACAAGACGGTGCCTATGGATTTGCAGAGAAATCTGTGCAGGTGAAAAAACCATTAATGGTATTGGCGACCTTACCAAGGGTTATAGGGCCAGGGGAAAGTTTCACTTTGCCAGTCACCGTATTCGCAACAGAAAAGAATCTTAAAAATGTAAACGTACAACTGCAAACACAAAATCTACAGGTAGCAGGTGCTAAAACAAGGCAATTAACTTACGCGCAACCGGGTGAACAAATGGCTTATTTTGAAGTCACTGTGCCGCAAATGACAGGAATTGCTAAAGTGAAAATTGTAGCACAAAGCGGAGCGGAGAAAGCAGTTTACGATCTTGAACTGGATATCAGAAACCCAAATCCATATGTAACTAATGTAGTTTCTGCCATCATACAGCCGGGGCAAAGCTGGACTGCAAATTACCTGCCTTTAGGTATTGCAGGCAGTAATTCCGGAAGCGTAGAATTATCGGCTATCCCACCGGTTAACCTTAAAAAGCGACTAAGTTACCTTATGCAGTATCCACATGGTTGTGTAGAACAGACAACTTCGGCTGTGTTCCCGCAATTATTCCTGAATAAATTAAGCCCGCTGACTGAACAGCAGAAAGCCCAAACGGATAAAAACATCAAAGCTGGAATTAACAGACTGCGTTCTTTCCAAACTACAGAAGGCGGTTTAGCTTACTGGCCGGGTGAGCCTGCTGCTGATGAATGGGGGACTAACTACGCCGGACACTTCCTGGTAGAAGCACAAAACGGTGGTTATAATATTCCTGTGGGTATGCTGGACGAAGTTTTACGTTACCTGAAAGGCAAAGCAGGAAGCTGGGTACCCAATAGCAACAATTTCTATGGCGGCGATCTGTCACAAGCTTATCGTTTGTATGTACTGGCGCTGGCGCGTAAACCAGAAATGGCAGCCATGAACAGGTTACGCGCTTTTGAATATCTGTCAGTTAGTGCTAAATGGAGGCTTGCAGCTGCTTATCAGCTTGCAGGACAGGCTTCGGCTGCTAATGCGCTGATCAAAGGCCTTGAAGTAACGATCAAACCTTATACACAACTGGGTGGCACTTATGGCTCTGATAGTCGTGATGAAGCCATGATCCTGGAGACTTTAACGCTGATGGGACAAAGAGGAAAAGCAGCACAGGTATTACAAACGCTGGCAGCTAAATTAGGTACAAATGACTGGTACAGTACACAAACTACAGCGTATAGCTTATTAGCCGTGGCCAAATTTTGCGGACAGAATTCAGCTTCTGCCAAATTGAACTATAGCTATCAGCTGGATGGAAAAAAAGGAACGTTGAATGCAAACCAATACTTAAGCAGTTTACCTATCAATTTTAAAGGAAAAACAGCAGTAGTGACTAATCATGGACAAACTGTACTTTTTGCCCGGTTAATTCTGGATGGACAACCAGCCGCTGGTCAGAATAACTTCAAACCTAACAACGCGGAGATTCTGGATATGTCGATCAGCTATAAATTACTGAACGGGAAACCAGTTGATCCTTCAGTTTTAAAACAAGGATTGGATTTCTACGCTGAAGTAGTCGTAAAAAATCCGGGTAAAATGGGTCTTTATGAGCAGATGGCCTTAACACAGATATTCCCTTCTGGCTGGGAAATTATCAATACAAGAGTAAATGATAACGAAAGTATTATCTCTTCCTCTCCGTATACTTACAGGGATATCAGAGATGATCGCGTATTCACTTATTTCAACCTCAGAGAGAATGAGACGGTAACTTATAAAGTATTGTTAAACGCTTCATATATTGGTAAATACTACTTATCAGCAGTACAGTGTGAGGCCATGTACAACAATACAATTAGTGCAACACAAGATGGAAAATGGGTGCAGGTGATTAAATAAAAATGAACATAAAAATAAAGCCGGTATCAAAACTACTGATTGGCGATGGTATAGTATTCCTGTTATTATGTTGGTTTTTAGTATGCCTGCCTGCCAGACTGTTTGTCTCTCCCACTTCTTATGTCGTGGAAGCTTCCAATGGAGGACTATTGAATGCCGCCATTGCCGCAGATGGGCAATGGCGCTTTCCTGCTGCTGACACTGTACCTGACAAATTTGCAAAATGTATTGTCGCTTTTGAGGACAAAAGGTTTTACAAACATCCCGGGATTGACATTTTGGCTATGGCAAGGGCGATGAAACAAAACTTCCGCGCCAAAGGAATTGTAAGTGGCGGCAGTACGCTGACCATGCAAACTATCCGGCTCAGCCGCAGACAAGACCGTACGGTTGCTCAAAAGTTATTCGAAATCTTACTGGCAATCCGTTTAGAGGTTAGAAGTTCAAAAAAAGAAATCCTCAAATTATATGCTGCCAATGCACCCTTTGGAAGTAATGTGGTTGGCCTGGAAGCAGCAGCCTGGCGATATTTTGGCAGGAGCCCTCAGTCACTTTCCTGGGGAGAAATGGCAACATTGGCCGTTTTACCCAATAGTCCGAGGTTAGTACATCCGGGCCGTAATATTACAAGGCTGATTACCAAGAGAAATAACCTGCTTGATGAGCTCGCTAAATTAAAAATCATTGATCAGGCTACGGCCAATCTGTCCAAACTAGAGCCCGTACCCGGTAAACCAAGGCCGTTACCACAAGACGCTCCCCATTTATTGAATAGATTTAAAACTGAAAGAATCAGTTTAAAGATCCCGAACACGCGTGTAAGGTCAACTTTAGATGAATCCTTGCAGTTAAAGATCAATTCCTTATTAAAAAGATATAACAACCGCTATCGCGCAAATGATATTGATAACATTGCTGCGCTCGTCCTGAATGTAAAAAACGGGACAGTGATGGCTTATGCAGGGAATATTTATCAGCCGGAAAATGCAGCATTGGAAAGTCATGTAGACATGATCAAAGCTCCGCGCAGTCCCGGCAGCACCTTAAAACCACTGTTATACGCCAGTATGTTAAATGACGGACTGATCCTTCCTAAAACTCTGATTCCGGATATCCCTACTCAAATCGGCAACTATTCTCCACAAAATTATGACCTGGGTTACGATGGAGCAATTGCTGCCGACCGTGCATTAAGCCGTTCACTGAACATTCCGGCAGTTCGTTTATTACAGACTTATAAATATCCCCGCTTTTATGATCAATTAAAAAAACTTGGATTTTCAACGCTTAACCAACCGGCAGATCATTATGGTTTGTCATTAATTCTTGGAGGCAGTGAAGTCACCTTGTGGGATCTTGCCAAAACTTATATGGGCATGGCCAGATCACTCAACCATTATAATGACTATAAAGGATATTATAATCCACATGATTACGACGCCCCGGTTTATGTACAGTCAAAAAACACAGAAAAACCAGATGAAAATGAAATGCAGCGTAACTCCTTTCTGGATAACGGAGCTATCTGGAGCACATTTAATGCAATGGAAGAATTGATGCGCCCCGGTGACGAAGGGCTCTGGGAGCAATTTTCTTCTGCACAACGTTTAGCCTGGAAAACCGGGACAAGTTTTGGTTTCAGAGATGCCTGGGCAATTGGCCTTACGCCCGATTATGTAGTTTGTGTGTGGGTAGGAAATGCAGATGGTGAAGGCAGGCCCGGATTAACAGGAATTGATGTTGCGGCGCCTGTATTATTTGATATTTTCAGGCAATTACCTAAAGGTAAATGGTTTGAAACACCAAAAAACAAATTGAAACAACTGACGATCTGTCGTCAAAGTGGCTATAAAGCCAGTCAATATTGTCCTGACCGTGTTAATGAGCTGGTTCCTTTTGCGGGAGAAAAAACTGTAGTTTGCCCCTACCATAAAATCATACATCTTAACCAGGGCGCTGCTTTCAGAGTCACAGATCAATGTGTAAGCCCGGCAGATATGGTCCACCAACCCTGGTTTATTTTGCCGCCAGCAATGGAATATTATTATAAGATCAAGCATAGCGACTATAAACCTTTGCCCCCATTTATGGAAGGATGCGGCGATACCGGTAATAATTATGTAATGGATATGATCTATCCGAAGAATAATGCCGCTATTTATATTCCCTTAGAGTTTGATGGCAAAAGAGGAAAAGTTGTATTTACAGCAACGCATAAAAATGCTGCCGCTCAGATATACTGGCATATAGACAATGAATATGTGGCCACAACCGCGCATACACATCAGCTGAGCCTGAGTCCGGCACCCGGCAAGCATACCTTAACACTAGTGGATGATCAGGGAGAAAGATTTGTTCAGCAGTTTACTATACTGGACCGGGATAAAAACTAATCAGCCGTTAAAGGACGGATTAATTTTCGTTCTGCCCCGCCTATCACGATCAGGTACTGCGCAATCATGTAAATTACACTAATCAGCAGATCAGAAAATTCAAAGGGGCTAATAAAGTAAGTATGCGCTAAAAGTGCATCAGCAAAGATAAAAAACAAGACACCTGTAAGAATCAGCTTAAAGCTCAGTTGATTTACACGTTGATTTCTAAAGGCGGCCATCATAATAAGCAGGGCGACAATAAAAATGCAGGCCAGTACAGGTAACCTTAAGGTACCCAAATGTGGTCTGAGATAGAAATAAAAAGCAGTAAAAGTGATGGCGCTACTGAAAATGGCGATCCTTGCCCCTTTTTTATCAAGCTCTTGCGCAGAGCGAAAATCAAGGTAAAAAGCACCCATATAAAACAGATGGCAAATCAGGAAGGCGACCAGTCCATAAGAAAACCAGGACGGATTATAGCCCCTCAGCAGAAACAAAGCACTGCCGGTAAGGGCAAAAACCAAACCTGTAAATAACCTTTGATGGAAACGGCCGCTTAACTTTGTAGTCAGGCAGAAAAACACCATTAGTACCAGCGTAATGCACGGTATCAGACCATAGTTTAAAAGCGTAAATTGCTTGTATCCGGAAGCCAGCACCAATATAAATAGCAGTGCATAAGCCAGGTTAAATAGCAGGTATTTTTTTATCAACCCCATATATCAGGATAATTGTGTTAATCACCCGAAGTAAGAACCAGGAATTATTGTGTTAAAGCCTGGTTCTCTATGTGATGATAGAAAAATCGATCCAATAGAAAAAAGCTAATTAATAGCTTCTTTCTCTGTTGTTGTTGTTGCGTTTGAAACCACCGCCACCACCACCAGCACCGCCAGTATTAGGTTTTTCCTGTGCTTCAGCAACTTTAATACGGTTACCATTGTAATCACCACCGTTCATTCTCTTGATCGCTTCTTTAGCCTCTTCGTCTACTGGCATCTCTACGAAACCAAAACCACGACTCTGACCAGTTTCACGATCTTTGATAATTCTAAGTGATTTTACCTGACCGAAATCACCAAATACGGCTGTTAATTCATCTTCCCCTACTTCTAACGGAAGGCCTGTAATAAATATCTTCATTAATGTCTAAAAATTTCCTCAAAGGTACAAAAACCATACCTTTTATTTGCAATCAGATTGTAAGTAATCGATAAAATATTTATTTAATTGTTTAAAGTCCGTAAACACGAGCTATAAAACAGCGCCGGTCGACTCAATTGTTCTTTCCATGCAAAAGTCCCTGCCTTCATAATTCCATTCCAGCATCAGCTTCCATGTGCCTTGCGGAATAGCATCAATAGGGATATGCAGTAGCCCCCACTCATCACTGCGTAAAAACTTGATGTCCTGTTTAAGCTGAGGGTCCGAAATGCAATTGAAAAACACTTTTACGGCCACCGGATGATCGAAAGAAAAAGTTACCGTTTTCATCTGTTATCATTAAGCTATCATTCATATTGCCTGATATTAACAACACAACAACAAATTTATCCGCAATGTTTTAAAAAACTTAAGGAACAGCCTTTATCCTATCTTCCTGCCATTTTGATCAGCTTATGTGCCAGGTCTTTCCCAAGGTAATTATCAATGATACCATGAACCAGGTAAAGTATAGGCGTCATCAGAATAGCTACCAAAAACTTATAAGTATAATTCACTAAACCTATCGCTGCTACCATTTGCCAGCTCCAGTGATATTGAGGATTTAAATAAAAAGCAATAAATATGACGACAAAACTATCGATCAGCTGAGAAACCAGTGTAGAGCCGGTAGATCTAAGCCATAAAGCGCGTTCACCGGTTATTTTTTTAATTTTATGAAAGATCAGCACATCGGCAAACTGGCCAACCAGAAAAGCGACAATAGATCCGACAATAATCCACATTCCCTGCCCGAATATACCTGCAAAGGCATTATCCATATTCACCTGCTGCCCATTAATCTGCTGATTTACCCAGAAATCTGACGAGCTGAGGTTCATTGCACCCCAGACAATAAAAAAAGCATATCCAATCAGCACAGCAGTTAATACCGAAAGAAACCGTACCTGCTTCATCCCGAAATATTCATTGATAATATCAGTCATGATAAAGATCAGCGGCCAGGTGAGCACCCCGGCAGACATATGAAATGATAAATTTGGAACACCTAACAAATTGATATTAAAATGTTTGATTCCGAGTGTGGCTTCCACACTAAATATTTTAACGCCAATAAACTCAGATAGAATAGTATTAGCTACAAAAAAACTCCCTAATACGAGTAATAACCTGCTCTCTTTTGTTTTAAAAGTCATAATGCTAAAATCATAAATATAGATGAATTTTAAACGGGCTCTTAATTTATTTTATAATTTTGCCGTCACATGATAGCTACATACTCGAAACTTCCGGGAACATCCAATAGTATTTTTTCAGTGATGTCCCAGTTAGCGGCTGAACACAACGCCATTAACCTTTCTCAGGGATTCCCTGATTACGATTGTGATCCTAAATTAATTGAACTGGTTGCTGATGCCATGAGAAGCGGACATAATCAGTATGCACCGATGGCTGGTATCCAATCTTTAAGAGAACTGGTTGCCGATAAAGTAAACCTGAAGTATGGATCAAACTACCACCCCGACACTGAGGTAACCATTACCGCTGGTGGTACACAAGCGATTTTCACCGCTCTGACTGCTTGTATTCAGGCTGGTGATGAGGTTATTATTTTCGAGCCTGCTTACGACTGTTATGCACCTACCATAAAAATGCTGGGCGGCCTGGTTAAATCTTATGAAATGATACCTCCCGATTATACAATTGATTGGGAAATGGTCAAAAAACTATTCACTGCCAATACAAAAATGATCATTCTGAATAGTCCGCATAATCCAACTGGTGCGGTATTGACAGAGAAAGATATCAAAGCGCTGATTAAACTGACTAAAGGTACTGATGTATTAGTGCTGAGTGATGAAGTTTATGAGCACCTGGTTTATGACGGTGTAAAACATAATTCTTTAGCTTCGTATGCAGAGTTACGTGACCGGACTTTCATTGTGGCTTCTTTTGGCAAGCTATTACACACAACAGGCTGGAAAGCTGGCTATTGCATTGCACCTGAACAATTAATGAAAGAGTTCAGGAAAATACACCAGTTTAATGTTTTCAGTGTAAACACTCCGATGCAGGTTGGAATTGCCAATTACCTGAAAGATCCTGCTGTTTACCTCGGATTAGCTGACTTTTTCCAGGAGAAACGTGATTTATTCCGTTCTTTGCTGGAGCAAACCAAGTTTAAATTACTACCTTGTAAAGGTTCCTACTTTCAATGCGTGAGCTATGGCCATTTTAGTGACGAGGAAGATACTGTTTTAGCAAAAAGGTTAATTACAGATTTTGGTGTGGCATCCATCCCCGTTTCCGCATTTTATATCCGGAACACGGATCACCAGGTACTGCGCTTTTGTTTTGCTAAAAGGCAAGATACGCTCGAAAAATCCGTTGAAAGATTAATGAAACTATAATTTTCACTTGCCTATTACCTGATCAAGATATGGAGAACCCAAACTATCTCAAAATAAATAATCTAAAAATCACCATTTTTCAAGCTTATTTATTCTGGGAAAATATAGATAAAAACTTGCAGAATATATCCCTGCGTTTGTCTTCGGGCGTAAAGGAAAAAACAGATCTTATTGTATTACCCGAAATGTTCAATACAGGTTTCAGCATGAATGCCAAAGAACTTGCCGAAGAAATGGATGGTAAGACCATGACCTGGATGGCGGATTCAGCAGCCCGATATGACTGTGTAGTCACAGGAAGTCTCATTATCAAAGAAAACAATAACTATTATAACAGAATGATCTGGATGCTGCCAACAGGTGAATATCAGCATTATGATAAAAGACATCTGTTTGGTATGGGCGAAGAAGATAAGACATATACCTCAGGGCAGGATAAGATTGTGGTAGAATTAAAAGGCTGGAAGATCAGGCTGGCTGTTTGTTACGACCTTAGATTCCCGATCTGGTTAAGAAATAATGATCCCTCTTACGATGTACTGCTGATTGTGGCAAGCTGGCCGGATAAACGTATTCCGCATTGGAAAGCACTGATCCCGGCAAGAGCCATAGAAAACCAGAGTTACGTGGTAGCTGTGAACCGTGTAGGCCATGATGGCAAAGAAGTTTACCATAGCGGTCATTCCATGTGTATTGATGCTTTTGGAAATACGGTATATTATAAGCCGGAAGATGAAGATCTTTATACTTTTAGTATCAATTATGACGATCTGATAAAAATACGCAGGGACTTTCCTTTCCTGAAAGATGCTGATCAGTTTAAACTGATAAATTAATAAGAAATCACTTTCATTATATCTCTTATTTAAATCCGGCCCAGGCCGGATTTTTCTGCTTACAGACCTTTTACAAATAACATTTTTAATGTAATCTTGTAACTCAATAACCTAAACCGTTTTTATGTTTGACCGTAGAAAATTCATTAAATGTTCCGCATTATCAGCCTCCCTTCTGGCAATTGATAAAAGTGGAATGGCTAACATTCTTCCTCCCTCCTCCGCTGCTGCTGCCGGAAAACCAATCGTTATTTCTACCTGGGATTTTGGGATTGCCGCTAATCATGCAGCCTGGGAAGTATTATCAACTGGTGGCCGCGCACTTGATGCTGTAGAAAAAGGCGTACAGGTTCCAGAAGCAGATCCTAAAAATCAAAGTGTAGGTTATGGTGGCTTACCGGACAGAGATGGAAAAGTAACTTTAGATGCCTGTATTATGGACGATTTAGGCAACTGCGGTTCAGTAGCTGCCCTTGAACATATCATGCACCCTATTTCCGTGGCCAGGCTCGTGATGGAAAAAACGCCTCATGTAATGCTTGCAGGTGATGGAGCCTTACAATTCGCTTTGGAAAATGGTTTCAAGAAAATAGACCTGTTAACACCAGAAAGTGAAAAAGCATGGAAGGAATGGCTTAAAAC
The sequence above is drawn from the Pedobacter cryoconitis genome and encodes:
- a CDS encoding queuosine precursor transporter, yielding MTFKTKESRLLLVLGSFFVANTILSEFIGVKIFSVEATLGIKHFNINLLGVPNLSFHMSAGVLTWPLIFIMTDIINEYFGMKQVRFLSVLTAVLIGYAFFIVWGAMNLSSSDFWVNQQINGQQVNMDNAFAGIFGQGMWIIVGSIVAFLVGQFADVLIFHKIKKITGERALWLRSTGSTLVSQLIDSFVVIFIAFYLNPQYHWSWQMVAAIGLVNYTYKFLVAILMTPILYLVHGIIDNYLGKDLAHKLIKMAGR
- the pbpC gene encoding penicillin-binding protein 1C; amino-acid sequence: MNIKIKPVSKLLIGDGIVFLLLCWFLVCLPARLFVSPTSYVVEASNGGLLNAAIAADGQWRFPAADTVPDKFAKCIVAFEDKRFYKHPGIDILAMARAMKQNFRAKGIVSGGSTLTMQTIRLSRRQDRTVAQKLFEILLAIRLEVRSSKKEILKLYAANAPFGSNVVGLEAAAWRYFGRSPQSLSWGEMATLAVLPNSPRLVHPGRNITRLITKRNNLLDELAKLKIIDQATANLSKLEPVPGKPRPLPQDAPHLLNRFKTERISLKIPNTRVRSTLDESLQLKINSLLKRYNNRYRANDIDNIAALVLNVKNGTVMAYAGNIYQPENAALESHVDMIKAPRSPGSTLKPLLYASMLNDGLILPKTLIPDIPTQIGNYSPQNYDLGYDGAIAADRALSRSLNIPAVRLLQTYKYPRFYDQLKKLGFSTLNQPADHYGLSLILGGSEVTLWDLAKTYMGMARSLNHYNDYKGYYNPHDYDAPVYVQSKNTEKPDENEMQRNSFLDNGAIWSTFNAMEELMRPGDEGLWEQFSSAQRLAWKTGTSFGFRDAWAIGLTPDYVVCVWVGNADGEGRPGLTGIDVAAPVLFDIFRQLPKGKWFETPKNKLKQLTICRQSGYKASQYCPDRVNELVPFAGEKTVVCPYHKIIHLNQGAAFRVTDQCVSPADMVHQPWFILPPAMEYYYKIKHSDYKPLPPFMEGCGDTGNNYVMDMIYPKNNAAIYIPLEFDGKRGKVVFTATHKNAAAQIYWHIDNEYVATTAHTHQLSLSPAPGKHTLTLVDDQGERFVQQFTILDRDKN
- a CDS encoding alpha-2-macroglobulin family protein, with product MNTENNAFFKNKKPILIGSIAVILIGIAAFFIFRKHKPAEMQQAYAKYIEGYTSGTVSKKSFIRIQLASQVKTMGELGKPDERNLFSFSPSVKGKTYWIDAQTVEFRPDEKLESGKTYTASFNLGKVTETEKDLEEFDFEFSVIKPGLVLSQNGLISQNNTSLGYMKLTGEISTADEEDPKQLEKCLELEFDQHLKIKWQHSPQKNSSTFLIDSIKKTSKEEKLVLKWSGDAIDAKNKGEENLAVPANGVFKVLATKAIQNLEDYALVQFSEPVGIGQDLTGLITLGTGSDLRYTIDGSQVKIYTPEPLLGNYTLTVNKGVVNSNERVLNASTTANIVFENKLPTVTIAGSGTILPNSGKLVLPFEAVNLKAVDVTIVKVYENNIPQFFQNNNYKEANELRRVGKPLLQKKIRLDEDKTLNLHKKNRFVLDLDKILKAEPGAMYRVTFSFRQAYNILNCTEGTAVKENQEENEYEYYSEKIDEDDDFWRTYNNYYSPDYNWSDKDNPCTPSYYTSDKFVSRNLLVSNIGLVAKRGNDNSMLIVATDLLTTKGLSGVTLELLDYQRQVIHTVKTDGDGMASFDLKRKPFLLVAKNGDERGYLKLDDGNSLPLSRFDVGGDVVQNGLKGLIYGERGVWRPGDSLFLSFILEDKLKKLPAAYPVTFELYNPQGQLVKKAISGASLNGFYAFRTATESTAPTGNWVAKVKAGGASFQKTIKIETVMPNRLKIGFDIGNRKYLGTGATATAALSANWLFGAAGKNLKAKVDVNLNTMETTFPGFGGYNFDNPTVNFVSQVKTIFEGRLNENGMAAVNTNLNDNATAPGVLKANFTTKVFEAGGNFSIDNFSVPYHVFTNYYGIKAPEGEKLSGMLVTGKDHNFSIVNVNRDGKLIGGSKNVQVELYKVQWRWWWEQDTQNSFANFTQNEYNKLIQKENVTLQNGKGNWTLHINEPEWGRYLVLVRDLNGGHVTGKAVYVDWPGWAQREQSANPTEASMLSFTANKTKFKVGEDVVLTIPTGENGRALISIENGSRVLKTYWTDTKKGQTQFKFKAEKNMAPNVFANITLLQPHAQTVNDLPIRMYGAIPLIIEDPETILKPVIKMADKIKPETENTITVSEQNGKAMTYTIALVDEGLLDLTRFKTPDPHAVFYAREGLGVKTWDLFDYVLGAWGGNLERILSIGGDGSANRNLNPAKANRFTAVVKYLGPFALGKGGSQTHKFKLPQYIGAVRAMVVAGQDGAYGFAEKSVQVKKPLMVLATLPRVIGPGESFTLPVTVFATEKNLKNVNVQLQTQNLQVAGAKTRQLTYAQPGEQMAYFEVTVPQMTGIAKVKIVAQSGAEKAVYDLELDIRNPNPYVTNVVSAIIQPGQSWTANYLPLGIAGSNSGSVELSAIPPVNLKKRLSYLMQYPHGCVEQTTSAVFPQLFLNKLSPLTEQQKAQTDKNIKAGINRLRSFQTTEGGLAYWPGEPAADEWGTNYAGHFLVEAQNGGYNIPVGMLDEVLRYLKGKAGSWVPNSNNFYGGDLSQAYRLYVLALARKPEMAAMNRLRAFEYLSVSAKWRLAAAYQLAGQASAANALIKGLEVTIKPYTQLGGTYGSDSRDEAMILETLTLMGQRGKAAQVLQTLAAKLGTNDWYSTQTTAYSLLAVAKFCGQNSASAKLNYSYQLDGKKGTLNANQYLSSLPINFKGKTAVVTNHGQTVLFARLILDGQPAAGQNNFKPNNAEILDMSISYKLLNGKPVDPSVLKQGLDFYAEVVVKNPGKMGLYEQMALTQIFPSGWEIINTRVNDNESIISSSPYTYRDIRDDRVFTYFNLRENETVTYKVLLNASYIGKYYLSAVQCEAMYNNTISATQDGKWVQVIK
- a CDS encoding lysoplasmalogenase — encoded protein: MGLIKKYLLFNLAYALLFILVLASGYKQFTLLNYGLIPCITLVLMVFFCLTTKLSGRFHQRLFTGLVFALTGSALFLLRGYNPSWFSYGLVAFLICHLFYMGAFYLDFRSAQELDKKGARIAIFSSAITFTAFYFYLRPHLGTLRLPVLACIFIVALLIMMAAFRNQRVNQLSFKLILTGVLFFIFADALLAHTYFISPFEFSDLLISVIYMIAQYLIVIGGAERKLIRPLTAD
- a CDS encoding methionine aminotransferase, producing MIATYSKLPGTSNSIFSVMSQLAAEHNAINLSQGFPDYDCDPKLIELVADAMRSGHNQYAPMAGIQSLRELVADKVNLKYGSNYHPDTEVTITAGGTQAIFTALTACIQAGDEVIIFEPAYDCYAPTIKMLGGLVKSYEMIPPDYTIDWEMVKKLFTANTKMIILNSPHNPTGAVLTEKDIKALIKLTKGTDVLVLSDEVYEHLVYDGVKHNSLASYAELRDRTFIVASFGKLLHTTGWKAGYCIAPEQLMKEFRKIHQFNVFSVNTPMQVGIANYLKDPAVYLGLADFFQEKRDLFRSLLEQTKFKLLPCKGSYFQCVSYGHFSDEEDTVLAKRLITDFGVASIPVSAFYIRNTDHQVLRFCFAKRQDTLEKSVERLMKL
- a CDS encoding RNA recognition motif domain-containing protein; its protein translation is MKIFITGLPLEVGEDELTAVFGDFGQVKSLRIIKDRETGQSRGFGFVEMPVDEEAKEAIKRMNGGDYNGNRIKVAEAQEKPNTGGAGGGGGGFKRNNNNRERSY
- a CDS encoding nitrilase family protein; translation: MENPNYLKINNLKITIFQAYLFWENIDKNLQNISLRLSSGVKEKTDLIVLPEMFNTGFSMNAKELAEEMDGKTMTWMADSAARYDCVVTGSLIIKENNNYYNRMIWMLPTGEYQHYDKRHLFGMGEEDKTYTSGQDKIVVELKGWKIRLAVCYDLRFPIWLRNNDPSYDVLLIVASWPDKRIPHWKALIPARAIENQSYVVAVNRVGHDGKEVYHSGHSMCIDAFGNTVYYKPEDEDLYTFSINYDDLIKIRRDFPFLKDADQFKLIN